A genome region from Festucalex cinctus isolate MCC-2025b chromosome 17, RoL_Fcin_1.0, whole genome shotgun sequence includes the following:
- the LOC144004839 gene encoding uncharacterized protein LOC144004839, whose product MATLWLVVVLAQAVFMDRGLCLPPGAAQDMLHDVSPRLLELLKSLDVVMKQHAKQYKVWVSQDYPAGLNVSQDDYPAGLNVSQDDYPARLNVSQDDYPAGLNVSQDDYPAGLNVSQDDYPAGLNVSQDDYPAGLNVSQDDYPAGLNVSQDDYPAGLNVSQDDYPAGLNVSQDDYPAGLNVSQDDYPAGLNVSQDDYPAGLNVSQDDYPAGLNVSQDDYPAGLNVSQDDYPVEDDVLDVVSVSI is encoded by the exons ATGGCGACTCTTTGGCTTGTGGTTGTTCTGGCGCAAGCTGTCTTTATGGACAgag gtcTTTGTCTTCCACCTGGCGCTGCACAAG ATATGCTTCACGATGTTTCACCGAGGTTGTTGGAACTTCTCAAATCTTTGGATGTCGTGATGAAGCAACATGCTAAACAAT ACAAAGTTTGGGTCAGCCAGGACTACCCGGCCggcctcaacgtgagccaggacgactacccggccggcctcaacgtgagccaggacgactacccggcgcgcctcaacgtgagccaggacgactacccggccggcctcaacgtgagccaggacgactacccggccggcctcaacgtgagccaggacgactacccggccggcctcaacgtgagccaggacgactacccggccggcctcaacgtgagccaggacgactacccggccggcctcaacgtgagccaggacgactacccggccggcctcaacgtgagccaggacgactacccggccggcctcaacgtgagccaggacgactacccggccggcctcaacgtgagccaggacgactacccggccggcctcaacgtgagccaggacgactacccggccggcctcaacgtgagccaggacgactacccggccggcctcaacgtgagccaggacgactacccggccggcctcaacgtgagccaggacgactacccTGTGGAGGACGATGTGCTAGATGTTGTGTCAGTGAGTATTTGA
- the LOC144004837 gene encoding butyrophilin subfamily 1 member A1 — protein sequence MMKECLQFLIEPAKKLKSRLKESRKRVRLEKKEQLVESQLFIMELARELSKICQRSNILQHIWANEDVWPASLCRDFIVEWAAVLERKVQPKASLSDCRYHRSEKRDWRGHLLCILEAGGECDMGPHKRVIMEWTREIKSRPQPTVWPGEPVLMMLDDLEFQWKRGRLPNLLPALELVMLVVMNAESTVKEDVTKEWLVRKQRNHNMDAVHYIPHGVWNWICEASEDVTLDPDSANPDLLISSDEKSMRCGLERRDVPRCNGRFDGWWCAAGRECFASGRHYWEVEVGQRDWRLGMAKASAVRRGFRSLNTDAGYLTLRLERGKDLKALTVPATSLPLALAPSKVGVYLDYEQGQLSFYDVDKRSHVYTFNGKFSEELVPIFGTVEVLQDLVIRPAGVKQRCFCPGPCLWN from the exons ATGATGAAAGAATGTCTGCAATTCCTCATTGAACCGGCCAAAAAGCTCAAGAGCCGACTCAAG GAGTCCCGCAAGCGAGTgaggctggaaaaaaaagagcagctgGTGGAAAGTCAGTTATTTATCATGGAGCTGGCCCGAGAACTCAGCAAAATTTGCCAG AGGTCCAACATTCTCCAACATATATGGGCCAATGAGGACGTCTGGCCAGCCAGCTTGTGTCGGGACTTTATTGTTGAGTGGGCCGCTGTGCTGGAGAGGAAAGTGCAG CCAAAAGCCAGCCTGTCAGACTGCCGCTACCACAGGTCGGAAAAGAGAGACTGGAGGGGTCACCTCCTTTGCATCCTGGAAGCTGGAGGGGAGTGTGATATGGGGCCTCACAAAAGAGTCATCATGGAGTGGACACGGGAAATTAAAAGCAGGCCTCAG CCCACCGTGTGGCCTGGTGAGCCGGTGCTGATGATGCTGGACGATTTGGAGTTCCAGTGGAAGAGGGGACGTCTGCCCAACCTGCTCCCTGCTTTGGAGCTTGTCATGCTGGTCGTGATGAATGCAGAAAGTACTGTCAAG GAGGATGTGACAAAGGAATGGCTGGTCAGAAAGCAGAGAAACCACAACATGG ATGCTGTCCACTACATCCCCCATGGTG TGTGGAACTGGATCTGTGAGGCCTCAG AGGACGTGACGCTGGACCCGGACTCCGCCAACCCGGACCTTCTGATCTCCAGCGACGAAAAGAGCATGCGATGCGGCCTGGAGCGCCGCGACGTCCCGCGTTGCAACGGCCGCTTCGACGGCTGGTGGTGCGCCGCCGGTCGGGAGTGCTTCGCCTCCGGACGCCACTACTGGGAGGTGGAGGTGGGCCAGCGGGACTGGCGGCTGGGCATGGCCAAAGCGTCCGCCGTGAGGCGGGGCTTCCGCTCTCTCAACACAGACGCGGGCTACCTGACCCTCCGCCTGGAGAGGGGCAAGGATCTGAAGGCCTTGACGGTGCCCGCCACCTCGCTGCCTCTGGCGCTGGCGCCCAGCAAAGTCGGCGTGTACCTGGACTACGAGCAGGGCCAGTTGTCCTTCTATGACGTCGACAAGCGCTCGCACGTGTACACCTTCAACGGCAAGTTCTCGGAGGAACTTGTCCCCATATTTGGGACTGTGGAGGTGCTTCAGGACTTGGTGATCAGGCCTGCTGGGGTCAAACAACGTTGCTTCTGTCCTGGACCGTGCCTCTGGAATTAA
- the itgb4 gene encoding integrin beta-4 isoform X4, producing the protein MRPTKLAQPWPNSDPPFSFENVIKLTSDLNFFTSELQKERISGNLDAPEGGFDAILQAAVCGDKIGWREQSTHLLVFSTESAFHYEADGANVLSGILPRNDELCHLDGEGKYTEDTKQDYPSIPTLVRLLGKHNIIPVFAVTNHSYSYYKKLQTYFPIAEVGLLQEDSSNILQVMEMAFESIRSKMSIRAEDRPKAFEAQFLSTSGKIAQYGDFDFRPGAIGKFKMRLKAQRLLDESPVCKMDMDEKEGIIRVKPTTFNAAVNVNARLLCPTCDCEKTAIPNAPRCHGNGDLVCGKCQCHDGWLSTFCNCSASASALDTRLCIGPGSTEPCSGRGDCLECGTCVCYNPDQFEGPYCQYDRTQCQRFGGFLCNDRGSCIMGRCVCSDGWEGNACECPKNNQTCLDSKGGVCNGRGKCVCGLCQCQSSGLEMTSTCEPNFQAQLGVCEATRSCAQCQAWKTGEKKDKEECAKCPFRVTMVDELKEADKVLEKCSFRDEDDDCTYHYTVENPRAPASKDLEVQVLKKKDCPAASLLWLLPLLLFLLLLLALLLLCCWKYCACCKTCCQNCLALLPCCRKGRMVGFKEDEYLLRQSLLTSDHLDTPMVRTGPLKGTDVVRWKVTDNVHRSPNHPQVLVKPNPKETIQYPISLRLNRRFSENLSRPDSRDAEQLRKEVADNLNEVYRQIPGAQKMQKTSFRTQRNAGKRQDYTIMDTILSAPRSSYPDIVKLTERNVQSGRFNDLKVLPGYYTVATDREAAGAVEFQEGVESVDVHVPLFAKEEDDDKKQLLVEATDVPLGIAKIGKRLVNITIIKEHASSVFSFLQPAYTYSRQDGVANIPISREIIEDGRTQVSYRTRDLTAKDKKDYVTVDGDLTYGPGETQKTVPVRLLELGEKDALLDDKQVKQFVMDLSNPRQGAKLGRYPRTTVTIADLPEPSVMMFKRGTQNFTTSDPNYTIPVVRTRNQDGPATVKWRTKKGQRFDLSGLLKFNPGETEKNIVIDPRTHSALGQPDSFQLELLEPSSNATVGERKTTIVNVVEGGPKSPEMAMMQQKGFVSPKNTSPGGRLLAPGNPKAKATGPRSIRLNWDPPPGNPLGYKVKYWIYGDPEKDAQVLDVKTPHAELTNLYPYCDYEMRVSAYNALGNGNDTDVVSCQTLEDVPGEPGRLAFNVISPTVTQLSWAEPAETNGNITAYEVIYTPIDDDLKQVGAAKKVKIDNPKKRMLLIENLVSAQTYQYKVRAKNGVGWGPYRDATINLASQPARPLSIPIIPDVPIVDAEAGDEYDSFLMYSNEVLKSPAGSKTPSVSGDDYMMNGKWDQNFLFPGGSVTRNLSTSSTPMSSVNSNYRGGTFTTETTTNYMSGSPLRPDMMGGIGGMHSTDVIMRKRSERGYADENIRDSIVMSNFPDIGVYGFPGSQSQFSYSLSQGPRFRTQSSEVNEALYNLDRVLQDARLSPGVPDTPSRLVFSALGPTALKVSWQEPHCEKDILGYCVLYQPLNGGEVKRINVTNPADNSVIIQDLLPNHSYLFKVKAQSQEGWGPEREGVITIESAVDPKSPLSPMPGSPFTLSTPSAPGPLVFTALSPDSLQLSWEKPRKPNGDILGYVVTCEQLHGGGDTRSFQVSGDSAETRLTVPNLTENIPYKFKVQAQTTQGFGPEREGIITIESQDGGALSQFNNQSMTRREVFNMPTDISTMSNISRTMINDPYFSDGMMMSAQHTETSGMMTRQITKEVVQRSVMGGSTVTKKMFYES; encoded by the exons ATGAGGCCTACAAA ACTTGCCCAACCATGGCCCAACAGTGACCCTCCGTTCTCCTTCGAAAACGTCATCAAGCTGACCAGCGACTTGAACTTCTTTACCAGTGAGCTTCAAAAGGAAAGAATCTCTGGCAACCTGGATGCTCCTGAGGGAGGCTTTGACGCCATCTTGCAGGCTGCAGTCTGCGGG GATAAGATCGGCTGGCGTGAACAGAGCACCCATCTTCTGGTTTTCTCCACCGAGTCCGCCTTCCACTACGAGGCTGACGGTGCCAACGTGCTGTCGGGCATCCTGCCGCGCAACGACGAGCTCTGCCACCTGGACGGCGAAGGCAAATACACAGAGGATACCAAGCAAGATTACCCCTCCATACCCACGCTGGTCCGTCTGCTCGGCAAACACAACATTATTCCCGTATTTGCCGTCACCAACCATTCCTACTCGTACTACAAG AAACTCCAAACGTATTTCCCTATTGCTGAGGTGGGCTTGCTCCAAGAGGACTCCTCCAACATCCTTCAAGTCATGGAGATGGCTTTTGAG AGCATCCGTTCTAAGATGAGCATTCGTGCAGAGGACAGACCCAAAGCCTTTGAAGCTCAGTTCCTGTCCACCAGTGGGAAAATTGCACAATATGGTGACTTTGATTTCAGGCCTGGCGCAATT GGCAAATTCAAGATGCGACTCAAAGCCCAGAGGCTGCTCGACGAGTCTCCAGTCTGTAAAATGGATATGGATGAAAAAGAGGGCATTATAAGAGTTAAACCTACGACTTTTAATGCTGCCGTGAATGTTAATGCAAGACTGCTATGTCCAACTTGTGACTGTGAGAAG ACTGCCATCCCTAACGCGCCCAGATGCCATGGCAACGGAGACCTTGTGTGCGGGAAGTGTCAGTGCCATGATGGATG GCTGAGTACGTTCTGTAACTGCTCAGCTAGTGCTTCAGCCCTCGACACCCGCCTGTGTATCGGCCCCGGATCCACGGAACCTTGTTCGGGTCGTGGGGATTGCTTGGAGTGCGGAACCTGTGTGTGCTACAACCCTGACCAGTTTGAAGGACCTTACTGCCAGTATGATCGAACCCAGTGCCAGCGATTCGGAGGCTTCCTCTGCAATG ACCGTGGCTCCTGCATTATGGGCCGCTGTGTGTGTTCTGATGGCTGGGAGGGAAATGCCTGTGAGTGTCCCAAGAACAACCAGACCTGCCTGGATAGCAAGGGG GGTGTGTGCAATGGACGTGGTAAGTGCGTTTGCGGTCTCTGTCAGTGTCAATCATCTGGTCTTGAGATGACATCAACCTGTGAGCCAAATTTCCAG GCTCAACTAGGTGTGTGTGAGGCCACACGAAGTTGTGCTCAGTGTCAGGCTTGGAAGACGGGAGAGAAGAAGGACAAGGAGGAATGTGCCAAGTGTCCTTTCAGAGTCACCATGGTGGACGAACTCAAAGAAG CGGACAAGGTGCTTGAAAAGTGCAGTTTCCGTGACGAGGATGATGACTGCACATACCACTACACGGTGGAAAACCCTAGAGCTCCAGCATCTAAAGACTTGGAGGTCCAGGTGCTGAAAAAGAAag ATTGTCCGGCTGCCAGCCTCCTCTGGCTACTCCCTCTCCTCTTGTTCCTCTTGTTACTGCTGGCACTTTTGCTGCTCTGCTGCTGGAAATACTGTGCCTGCTGCAAAACCTGCTGCCAG AACTGCCTTGCACTGCTGCCTTGCTGTAGAAAAG GTCGCATGGTTGGATTCAAGGAGGATGAGTATCTTCTCCGCCAGTCTCTGCTCACCTCAGACCACCTGGACACACCTATGGTGAGGACGGGCCCTCTCAAAGGGACCGATGTCGTTCGCTGGAAGGTTACAGATAATGTGCACCGAAGTCCGAACCACCCCCAGGTTCTAGTCAAGCCCAACCCTAAAGAAACCA TTCAGTATCCAATCTCCCTGCGGCTTAACAGGCGGTTTTCTGAGAATTTGTCTCGTCCTGACTCCAGGGATGCAGAACAGCTTCGGAAAGAAGTCGCGGATAAT CTTAATGAGGTCTACAGACAAATTCCTGGGGCCCAGAAAATGCAGAAGACCTCATTTAG AACACAGAGAAATGCTGGAAAAAG GCAGGACTACACCATCATGGACACCATCCTGTCTGCTCCTCGCAGCAGCTACCCTGATATTGTCAAGCTGACTGAGAGAAATGTCCAGTCTGGACGCTTCAACGACCTTAAAGTGTTGCCCGGCTACTACACTGTTGCGACGGACAGAG AGGCTGCAGGAGCTGTAGAGTTCCAAGAAGGTGTGGAGTCGGTGGATGTTCACGTGCCGCTCTTTGCCAAGGAAGAAGACGATGACAAGAAGCAGCTGCTGGTGGAGGCCACAGATGTGCCGCTGGGAATTGCCAAAATTGGGAAACGCTTGGTGAACATCACCATCATCAAAGAACATG CCTCCAGTGTGTTCTCCTTCCTCCAGCCGGCCTACACCTACAGCAGACAGGACGGGGTGGCCAATATTCCAATTAGCAGAGAGATCATTGAGGACGGACGCACACAAGTCTCTTATCGTACACGAGATCTCACAGCAAAGGATAAAAAA GATTACGTGACTGTGGATGGCGATCTCACTTACGGTCCTGGTGAGACCCAGAAGACCGTTCCGGTTCGTCTGCTGGAGCTGGGTGAGAAAGATGCCCTCCTGGATGACAAACAGGTCAAACAGTTCGTCATGGACCTCAGTAACCCGCGACAGGGCGCCAAGCTTGGCCGCTACCCGAGAACTACTGTCACAATTGCTGACCTACCAG AGCCCAGTGTGATGATGTTCAAGAGAGGCACCCAGAACTTCACTACATCTGACCCAAATTACACCATCCCCGTGGTGCGTACTCGCAACCAGGACGGCCCCGCTACGGTGAAATGGCGCACAAAGAAGGGCCAACGCTTTGACCTCTCCGGCCTTCTGAAGTTTAACCCTGGAGAGACCGAGAAGAATATAGTGATCGACCCAAGAACACACTCGGCGCTGGGTCAGCCTGACAGCTTCCAGTTGGAGCTTTTGGAGCCGAGTAGCAATGCCACCGTTGGAGAGAGGAAAACCACGATTGTCAATGTTGTGGAAGGAG GTCCAAAATCTCCCGAGATGGCCATGATGCAGCAGAAAGGTTTTGTCTCTCCCAAAAATACTTCGCCTGGTGGTCGCCTTCTTGCTCCTGGAAACCCGAAGGCCAAAGCAACTGGACCCAGAAGCATCCGCCTCAACTGGGACCCGCCACCCGGTAACCCCTTGGGGTACAAG GTGAAGTATTGGATCTACGGCGACCCAGAGAAAGATGCTCAGGTCTTAGATGTTAAGACTCCTCACGCCGAGCTGACCAACCTGTATCCCTATTGTGACTATGAGATGCGAGTGTCTGCCTACAATGCGTTGGGAAATGGCAATGATACGGACGTTGTTTCCTGTCAGACTCTGGAGGATG TGCCGGGCGAACCGGGCCGACTTGCCTTCAACGTCATCAGCCCGACAGTCACTCAGCTCAGTTGGGCCGAGCCTGCAGAGACTAACGGCAACATCACGGCTTACGAGGTCATCTACACGCCCATCGACGATGATCTGA AGCAAGTTGGTGCAGCCAAGAAGGTGAAGATCGACAACCCAAAGAAGCGAATGCTCTTGATTGAGAATCTTGTGAGCGCCCAGACCTATCAGTACAAAGTCCGTGCCAAGAACGGAGTCGGTTGGGGCCCCTACAGAGACGCTACCATCAACTTGGCATCACAGCCTGCAAGACCTCTGTCCA TTCCCATCATTCCAGATGTCCCCATCGTGGATGCCGAAGCAGGGGACGAGTATGACAGCTTTCTGATGTACAGCAACGAGGTGCTGAAGTCTCCTGCAGGGTCCAAGACGCCCAGCGTCTCTGGTGATG ATTACATGATGAACGGCAAGTGGGACCAGAACTTCCTCTTCCCAGGCGGTTCTGTCACACGCAACTTGTCCACGTCCTCCACTCCCATGTCGTCTGTCAACTCCAACTACAGGGGCGGCACCTTCACCACAGAAACAACCACCAACTACATGTCAG gaagtcctcTTCGACCCGACATGATGGGCGGAATAGGTGGAATGCACTCAACGGACGTCATCATGAGGAAGCGCTCGGAGAGGGGTTACGCAGACGAAAACATCCGAGACTCCATCGTCATGTCCAACTTTCCAGATATAG GTGTGTACGGCTTCCCTGGGTCGCAGAGCCAGTTCAGCTACAGCCTGTCTCAGGGTCCCAGGTTCAGGACTCAGTCTTCCGAGGTCAACGAAGCTCTGTATAATTTGGACAGGGTGCTTCAGG ATGCAAGACTCAGTCCAGGGGTCCCCGACACCCCCAGCAGATTGGTGTTTTCAGCTCTGGGTCCCACTGCCCTGAAAGTCAGCTGGCAGGAGCCCCACTGCGAGAAGGACATCCTGGGCTACTGTGTGCTCTACCAGCCGCTCAATGGAG GTGAAGTGAAGCGCATCAATGTGACCAACCCGGCGGACAACTCTGTGATCATCCAGGATCTTCTGCCCAACCACTCGTACCTGTTTAAGGTGAAGGCTCAGAGCCAAGAAGGCTGGGGCCCGGAAAGGGAGGGCGTCATCACCATCGAGTCCGCCGTCGACCCCAAGAGTCCCCTCAGCCCCATGCCAG GGTCGCCGTTCACCCTGAGCACCCCGAGTGCGCCGGGTCCCCTCGTCTTTACGGCTCTCAGCCCCGATTCCTTGCAGCTCAGTTGGGAGAAACCCAGGAAGCCCAACGGAGACATTCTCGGCTACGTGGTCACCTGCGAGCAGCTTCACGGAGGAG GTGATACGCGTTCCTTCCAGGTGAGCGGGGACAGCGCCGAAACCCGGCTGACAGTCCCCAACCTGACCGAGAACATCCCTTACAAGTTCAAAGTTCAGGCTCAGACCACTCAGGGTTTCGGCCCCGAGAGGGAGGGGATCATCACGATCGAGTCTCAGGATGGAG GGGCTTTGTCTCAGTTCAATAATCAATCAATGACAAGGAGGGAAGTTTTCAACATGCCGACTGACATCAGCACCATGAGCAACATCTCGCGCACCATGATCAACGACCCGTATTTCTCAG ACGGAATGATGATGTCGGCGCAACACACAGAAACCAGCGGCATGATGACCCGCCAAATCACCAAGGAAGTGGTCCAGAGGAGCGTCATGGGAGGGAGCACCGtcacaaagaaaatgttttacgAGTCCTAA